A genomic segment from Bradyrhizobium diazoefficiens USDA 110 encodes:
- a CDS encoding amino acid ABC transporter substrate-binding protein produces the protein MKRVTLALTLALAAGLTAQAADAQTLKTVKDRGTLSCGVSQGLPGFSAPDDKGNWTGLDVDVCRAIAAAIFNDPTKVKFVPTSAKDRFTALQSGEIDVLSRNTTWTISRDTSLGANFTGVTYYDGQGFMVKKSLKVNSALELNSASVCVQTGTTTEQNLADYFKANNMKYEVIAFGTNDETVKAYEAGRCDVFTTDQSGLYANRLKLANPNDHMVLPEIISKEPLGPMVRHGDDQWFDIVKWTLFALVTTEELGVTSKNVDEKAKLESPELKRVLGSDGNFGEQLGLTKDWVVRIVKAVGNYGEVFDRNVGAGSPLAINRGLNNLWNKGGLQYAPPIR, from the coding sequence ATGAAACGCGTAACCCTGGCTCTCACTCTTGCTCTCGCCGCCGGCCTGACTGCCCAAGCCGCCGATGCGCAAACGCTCAAGACCGTCAAGGACCGTGGCACGCTGTCCTGCGGCGTCAGCCAGGGCCTGCCGGGCTTCTCCGCGCCCGACGACAAGGGCAACTGGACCGGGCTCGACGTCGACGTCTGCCGTGCGATCGCGGCGGCCATCTTCAATGACCCGACCAAGGTCAAGTTCGTGCCGACCTCGGCCAAGGACCGTTTCACGGCGCTGCAATCCGGCGAAATCGACGTGCTCTCGCGCAACACCACCTGGACCATTTCGCGCGACACCTCGCTGGGCGCCAACTTCACCGGCGTGACCTATTATGACGGGCAGGGCTTCATGGTGAAGAAGTCGCTCAAGGTGAATTCCGCCCTCGAGCTCAACAGCGCCTCGGTCTGCGTGCAGACCGGCACCACCACCGAGCAGAATCTGGCCGACTACTTCAAGGCCAACAACATGAAGTACGAGGTGATCGCGTTCGGCACCAACGACGAGACGGTCAAGGCCTATGAGGCCGGCCGCTGCGACGTGTTCACCACCGACCAGTCGGGCCTCTATGCCAACCGCCTCAAGCTCGCCAATCCCAATGACCACATGGTGCTGCCCGAAATCATCTCGAAGGAGCCGCTCGGCCCGATGGTGCGCCACGGCGACGACCAGTGGTTCGACATCGTGAAATGGACGCTGTTTGCCCTCGTCACCACCGAGGAGCTCGGGGTGACCTCGAAGAACGTCGACGAGAAGGCGAAACTCGAAAGCCCTGAGTTGAAGCGCGTGCTCGGCAGCGACGGCAATTTCGGCGAACAGCTCGGCCTGACCAAGGACTGGGTGGTGCGGATCGTGAAGGCGGTCGGCAATTACGGCGAGGTGTTTGATCGCAACGTCGGCGCGGGCTCGCCGCTCGCCATCAATCGCGGCCTCAACAATCTCTGGAACAAGGGCGGTCTCCAGTACGCGCCGCCGATCCGCTGA
- a CDS encoding amino acid ABC transporter permease, giving the protein MSTEARKPPAQIALKIRRILGGKAGWNGVAVQFAFAAILGWIGYEIVSNARANLENQHIAAGFGFLRNNAGFDVNQTLISYTGSDTFLRVFIVGLLNTLVVSVVGIFFATVIGFIVALCRLSPNWLLSRIGELYVEIIRNLPLLFQILFWYLAVLAALPNPRQSISLLGIAFVSNRGLVIPRPIGESGFEPFLAMLVLGIVASLALRFHARRALFQRGQVIRIWPYVLGLLFGLPVVTMLVFGLPFTFELPQLKGFNFAGGSRIIPEFVALTVALSTYTAAFIAEIVRAGILSVHKGQMEAGSSLGLSRGTTLRLIVVPQAMRVIVPPLTNQYLNLTKNSSLAVAIGYPDLVSVFAGTSLSQTGQAIEIIAMTMGVYLLISLVTSAVMSVYGWRVSRSLGA; this is encoded by the coding sequence ATGAGCACCGAGGCTCGAAAACCGCCGGCCCAGATCGCGCTGAAGATCAGGCGCATTCTGGGCGGCAAGGCAGGCTGGAACGGCGTCGCCGTCCAGTTTGCCTTCGCGGCGATCCTGGGCTGGATCGGTTATGAGATCGTCTCCAACGCCCGCGCCAACCTCGAAAACCAGCACATTGCCGCCGGCTTCGGCTTCCTCAGGAACAATGCCGGCTTCGACGTCAACCAGACCCTGATCTCCTACACCGGCTCGGACACGTTCCTGCGCGTGTTTATCGTCGGGCTTCTGAACACGCTCGTGGTCTCGGTGGTCGGCATCTTTTTCGCCACCGTGATCGGCTTTATCGTCGCGCTGTGCCGGCTGTCGCCCAACTGGCTGCTGTCGCGCATCGGCGAGCTCTATGTCGAGATCATCCGCAACCTGCCGCTGCTGTTCCAGATCCTGTTCTGGTACCTGGCGGTGCTCGCGGCGCTGCCAAATCCCCGGCAGAGCATTTCGCTGCTCGGCATCGCCTTCGTCAGCAATCGGGGCCTCGTCATTCCCCGTCCGATCGGCGAGAGCGGGTTCGAGCCGTTCCTGGCGATGCTGGTCCTCGGCATCGTCGCATCGCTGGCGTTGCGCTTCCATGCGCGGCGCGCGCTGTTCCAGCGCGGGCAGGTGATCCGCATCTGGCCTTATGTGCTGGGCCTGCTGTTCGGGCTGCCGGTGGTCACGATGCTGGTGTTCGGTCTGCCCTTCACCTTCGAGCTGCCGCAGCTCAAGGGCTTCAATTTTGCCGGCGGCTCGCGGATCATCCCGGAGTTCGTGGCGCTGACGGTCGCCTTGTCGACCTATACCGCCGCCTTCATCGCCGAGATCGTGCGCGCCGGAATCCTGTCCGTGCACAAGGGACAGATGGAGGCGGGGTCGTCGCTGGGCTTGAGCCGCGGCACAACGCTCCGGCTGATCGTCGTGCCACAGGCGATGCGCGTCATCGTGCCGCCGCTGACCAACCAGTATCTCAACCTCACGAAGAACTCCTCGCTGGCGGTCGCCATCGGCTATCCCGACCTGGTGTCGGTGTTCGCCGGCACCTCGCTGAGCCAGACTGGACAGGCGATCGAGATCATCGCCATGACGATGGGCGTCTATCTCTTGATCTCGCTCGTCACCAGCGCCGTCATGAGCGTCTACGGTTGGCGCGTCAGCCGGAGTCTGGGCGCATGA
- a CDS encoding amino acid ABC transporter permease yields the protein MTDITSSSFVRQDLLTERPAPVKTTGFVGLMRTRLFNSPTNILLTIVGALLLWFTIIPSVRFLMVDAVWAGKDRTACLAENAGFAVGACWPYIQAKLPQLIYGFYPEAERWRVNLTLILAAVLLVPLLVPRLPSKGLNAGLFFFAFPVVAFFLLRGGGITGFGLSWTAGLLQLFDDSIIGAGQALLNLSKTSAIAPLLWVVGNLVVLVGTAIYWLIFPLTWLRDQLQGTGQSVWVDFAITAVIVSLIAFLLGGGVRAGWRALASSIATFVAIAIVIKLMGLDHGGLPVVETSLWGGLLVTLVVSVTGIVTSLPIGIALALGRRSTIPLIRIFSIAFIEFWRGVPLITVLFFATYMLPLFLPGNFTVDGLVRALIGIALFTGAYQAENVRGGLAAIPRGQGEAAAALGLSWWKTTSLIVLPQALRHVIPNLVNSFISLFKDTSLVSIVALFDLLGSLRASFSDPKWSTPSTAFTGFAFAGIIYFLFCFGMSRYSLFVEHRLNAHRRN from the coding sequence ATGACCGACATCACCTCGTCCAGCTTCGTTCGCCAGGACCTGCTCACCGAGCGTCCCGCGCCGGTGAAGACCACGGGCTTCGTCGGCCTGATGCGCACGCGCCTGTTCAACTCGCCGACCAACATTCTGCTCACGATCGTGGGCGCCCTGCTGCTCTGGTTCACCATCATTCCCTCGGTCAGGTTCCTGATGGTCGATGCGGTCTGGGCCGGCAAGGATCGCACGGCCTGCCTGGCCGAGAATGCCGGATTTGCGGTCGGCGCCTGCTGGCCCTACATCCAGGCCAAGCTGCCGCAACTGATCTACGGCTTCTATCCCGAGGCCGAGCGCTGGCGGGTCAACCTCACGCTCATCCTGGCGGCGGTCCTGCTGGTGCCGCTGCTCGTTCCGCGCCTGCCGTCGAAAGGGCTGAACGCCGGCCTGTTCTTCTTCGCCTTTCCGGTGGTCGCATTCTTCCTGCTGCGCGGCGGCGGCATCACCGGCTTTGGCCTGAGCTGGACGGCCGGCCTCCTGCAATTGTTCGACGACAGCATCATCGGGGCAGGGCAGGCCCTGCTCAATCTCAGCAAGACGTCGGCCATCGCCCCATTGCTGTGGGTCGTTGGCAACCTCGTCGTGCTTGTCGGCACGGCGATCTACTGGCTGATCTTTCCGCTGACCTGGCTGCGCGATCAGCTCCAGGGAACGGGCCAGTCGGTCTGGGTCGATTTCGCCATCACCGCCGTGATCGTCTCCCTGATCGCCTTCCTTCTCGGCGGTGGTGTGCGCGCCGGCTGGCGTGCGCTCGCATCGAGCATTGCCACCTTCGTCGCCATCGCCATCGTGATCAAGCTGATGGGGCTCGATCATGGCGGGCTGCCGGTCGTGGAGACGAGCCTGTGGGGCGGCCTGCTGGTGACGCTGGTGGTGTCCGTCACCGGCATCGTCACCTCGCTGCCGATCGGCATCGCGCTGGCGCTGGGCCGCCGCTCCACCATTCCGCTGATCCGGATCTTCTCGATCGCCTTCATCGAGTTCTGGCGCGGCGTGCCGCTGATCACCGTGCTGTTCTTCGCGACCTACATGCTGCCTCTGTTCCTGCCCGGCAATTTCACGGTCGACGGTCTGGTGCGTGCGCTGATCGGCATCGCGCTGTTCACGGGCGCCTATCAGGCCGAGAACGTTCGCGGCGGGCTTGCTGCTATCCCGCGCGGGCAGGGCGAGGCTGCGGCGGCCCTCGGGCTGTCCTGGTGGAAGACGACCTCGCTGATCGTGCTGCCGCAGGCGCTGCGCCACGTCATTCCGAACCTCGTCAACAGCTTCATCTCGCTGTTCAAGGACACTTCGCTGGTCTCGATCGTGGCGCTGTTCGACCTCCTGGGCTCGCTCAGGGCCTCGTTCTCGGATCCGAAATGGTCGACGCCGTCCACGGCGTTCACGGGTTTCGCGTTCGCGGGGATCATCTATTTTCTGTTCTGCTTCGGAATGTCACGCTACTCGCTGTTCGTCGAGCACCGCCTCAACGCCCACCGCCGCAACTGA
- a CDS encoding amino acid ABC transporter ATP-binding protein — MSDPIVKISSLNKWYGEFHVLRDIDLEVKKGERIVICGPSGSGKSTLIRCINALEEFQEGEIVVDGIALGPNLKHVDAVRREVGMVFQSFNLFPHLTVLDNCTLAPIWVRNIPKRDAEATAMKFLERVKIPHQANKFPGQMSGGQQQRVAIARALTMNPKVMLFDEPTSALDPEMVKEVLDTMVDLAGEGMTMLVVTHEMGFAREVANRVVFMDAGQIIEANTPNEFFAAPQHARTKLFLSQILR, encoded by the coding sequence ATGTCCGACCCCATCGTCAAGATTTCCAGCCTGAACAAATGGTACGGCGAATTTCACGTCCTGCGCGACATCGACCTCGAGGTGAAGAAGGGCGAGCGCATCGTGATCTGCGGGCCCTCGGGCTCCGGCAAGTCCACGCTGATCCGCTGCATCAACGCACTGGAGGAATTCCAGGAGGGCGAGATCGTCGTCGACGGCATCGCGCTCGGGCCGAACCTCAAGCATGTCGACGCGGTGCGCCGCGAGGTCGGCATGGTGTTCCAGAGCTTTAACCTGTTCCCGCATCTGACGGTTCTGGACAATTGCACGCTGGCGCCGATCTGGGTCCGCAACATCCCAAAGAGGGATGCCGAGGCAACCGCGATGAAATTCCTGGAGCGGGTCAAGATCCCGCACCAGGCCAACAAGTTTCCGGGCCAGATGTCCGGTGGCCAGCAGCAGCGCGTCGCGATCGCGCGCGCGCTGACGATGAACCCGAAGGTGATGCTGTTCGACGAGCCGACCTCGGCGCTCGACCCCGAGATGGTCAAGGAGGTCCTCGACACCATGGTTGACCTCGCCGGGGAGGGCATGACCATGCTGGTCGTGACCCACGAGATGGGATTTGCCCGCGAGGTCGCCAACCGCGTCGTGTTCATGGACGCCGGTCAGATCATCGAGGCCAATACCCCGAACGAGTTCTTTGCCGCCCCCCAGCACGCCCGCACGAAACTGTTCCTGAGCCAGATTCTGCGGTGA
- a CDS encoding tetratricopeptide repeat protein, whose product MQSSVGARAYQNARLEKKLRKQADAVMSFAIEALGQGRFDEVEILCREILKEVPDHFHATHLLGLRAFDGGWLEDAQFLLERAVALDPRSPDAHGNLGAVYFALERFKDARACQEKAIALKPNCPITLTNLGNTLLHLGLAKEAIELHERAIRLKPNYADAFCNRGMAELMIGQFERAGVDFDRALSFQPRHAEAIAGKAMVSLELRHFEAAEAAFEASLALKPGSPRILVQRGRLHLTLYRLEQAAADFDAALAQSPRNELALCWRAQVDIMVRNTAGAMAGVKTLLEVNPQSEAGMSLLASCHANQGDIATALEYLDAALAIAPDFPEAIGYKIFVLDYLPEADFVVQQAARKYWWDQIGAKLPQRTLSPRDLDPDRRIVIGYVASEFRQHSAAYTLLPVMRHHDHAKFKIVCYSCWPLQDGMTEKFKACADVWVEAAQFSDDELADRIQADGIDILIDVSGHTTGSRLHVFSRKPAPIQVTGFGHATGTGLQTMDYVLADPIFIPQSARHLLAEKVYDLPSLITIDPIQDVPPSELPMLRNGYVTFGVFNRILKISDEAIRVWSKVMREVAGSKIIIKNGLLDDPMLRDGLIARFVAQGIAEENVICMGSTSRREHLRAFANVDISLDTFPQNGGISTWESLYAGVPVVAKLGNGSSSRAGGSIVAAVGLGDWVADDDEGYAAIACKFAAQPAHLAKLRADLPAQIANSPAGNVEIYTREVEAGYRQFWRDYCAEASETCDVA is encoded by the coding sequence TTGCAGAGCAGTGTCGGCGCGCGCGCATACCAGAATGCGCGATTGGAAAAGAAGCTGAGGAAGCAGGCGGATGCCGTCATGTCCTTCGCGATCGAGGCGCTTGGGCAGGGCAGATTTGACGAAGTCGAGATCCTTTGCCGCGAGATCCTGAAGGAGGTTCCGGATCACTTCCACGCCACGCACCTGCTCGGCCTGCGCGCGTTCGACGGCGGGTGGCTCGAGGACGCGCAATTCCTGCTTGAGCGCGCGGTTGCACTCGATCCGCGTTCGCCCGATGCCCATGGCAATCTCGGGGCCGTGTATTTCGCGCTCGAGAGGTTCAAGGATGCCCGCGCATGCCAGGAGAAGGCCATTGCGCTGAAGCCGAATTGTCCGATCACCCTGACCAATCTCGGCAATACGCTGCTGCACCTCGGCCTCGCCAAGGAGGCGATCGAACTGCACGAGCGCGCCATCAGGCTGAAGCCGAACTATGCCGATGCATTTTGCAACCGCGGGATGGCGGAACTGATGATCGGCCAGTTTGAGCGCGCCGGGGTGGACTTCGATCGCGCCCTGTCGTTTCAGCCGCGTCACGCCGAAGCGATCGCCGGCAAGGCTATGGTGAGCCTCGAGCTCCGGCACTTCGAGGCGGCGGAGGCCGCCTTCGAAGCTTCGCTCGCGCTCAAGCCGGGCTCACCGCGGATTCTGGTGCAGCGCGGACGGCTCCATTTGACCCTGTACCGGCTGGAGCAGGCGGCCGCGGATTTCGATGCAGCGCTGGCGCAATCGCCACGGAACGAGCTCGCGCTGTGCTGGAGGGCGCAGGTCGACATTATGGTGAGGAACACGGCGGGGGCGATGGCGGGCGTCAAGACCCTGCTCGAGGTCAATCCGCAATCCGAGGCGGGCATGTCGCTCCTGGCCTCTTGCCATGCGAACCAGGGAGACATCGCGACGGCGCTCGAATATCTCGATGCGGCGCTGGCGATCGCGCCGGACTTTCCGGAGGCCATCGGATACAAGATTTTCGTGCTGGATTACCTGCCGGAGGCCGATTTCGTGGTCCAGCAGGCGGCACGAAAATATTGGTGGGATCAGATCGGCGCCAAGCTTCCGCAAAGGACCCTGTCGCCGCGCGATCTCGATCCGGACAGACGGATCGTGATCGGATATGTCGCGTCGGAATTCAGGCAGCATTCGGCGGCGTACACCCTGTTGCCGGTGATGCGCCATCACGATCACGCCAAGTTCAAGATCGTCTGCTATTCCTGCTGGCCGTTGCAGGATGGGATGACCGAGAAGTTCAAGGCTTGCGCAGACGTCTGGGTCGAGGCCGCGCAGTTTTCGGACGATGAACTGGCCGATCGTATCCAGGCCGACGGGATCGATATTCTGATCGATGTGTCCGGACATACGACCGGCAGCAGGCTCCATGTTTTCTCGCGGAAGCCGGCCCCCATCCAGGTCACGGGCTTCGGGCACGCAACAGGCACGGGCCTTCAGACGATGGACTACGTGCTCGCGGATCCGATCTTCATTCCGCAGTCGGCGCGCCACCTGCTGGCCGAAAAGGTCTATGACCTGCCGAGCCTGATCACGATCGATCCCATCCAGGACGTGCCACCTTCGGAGCTTCCCATGCTTCGCAACGGCTATGTGACCTTCGGTGTGTTCAACCGCATCTTGAAGATCTCGGACGAGGCCATCCGGGTGTGGTCGAAGGTGATGCGTGAGGTGGCGGGATCGAAGATCATCATCAAGAACGGGCTGCTCGACGATCCGATGCTGCGCGACGGTCTGATCGCGCGGTTCGTGGCACAGGGCATCGCCGAGGAGAACGTCATCTGCATGGGCTCGACCTCGCGCCGCGAGCATTTGCGGGCCTTTGCCAATGTCGACATTTCGCTCGACACCTTCCCGCAAAACGGTGGCATCAGCACCTGGGAATCCCTCTATGCGGGCGTCCCGGTCGTCGCCAAGCTCGGTAATGGCTCCTCGTCGCGCGCCGGCGGCTCCATCGTGGCGGCCGTCGGTCTCGGCGACTGGGTTGCCGATGACGACGAGGGCTATGCCGCGATCGCGTGCAAATTTGCCGCGCAGCCTGCCCATCTGGCGAAGCTGCGCGCGGATCTGCCGGCGCAGATCGCCAATTCACCCGCCGGCAACGTCGAGATCTACACGCGTGAGGTCGAGGCGGGATATCGCCAGTTCTGGCGCGACTATTGTGCCGAGGCCTCGGAAACATGCGACGTTGCGTAG
- a CDS encoding tetratricopeptide repeat protein → MQNSGGARAFQNARLQKKLMKQADAIISAAAAAYGQSKFAETEALCREILKALPDHVDALHLLGMCAHDGRRLEEARELLERVIALDPRLHDAHNNLATVHFDLGNFEEARRCQERAIALKPNFVVALTNLGNTLMHLGQYEQALELHERAIKIKPDYADAFCNRGMVEIVLGQIMRAKESFDRALLFQPRHAEAIVGSSMVSMELRHHEEAAAKLATALAIKPGSPRILAQRGRLSYELQRLEPALADFEAALAISPKLELALRGKAQACLVMGKTAQAMAAATALIEQNPRSEVGLALMGFSHSNQGEMDAAIEYLDRALAIRPDYGDAIRGKIFLQDYRAEADFALQQAVRRDWWDLIGSKLPRRTLPKRPLDPDKQIVVGYVAAEFRQHSAGLTLLPVLRHHDHANFKIICYYSWPGADEYTAMFKSLADVWVDAWDLSDDELADRIQADNVDILIDVSGHTTGNRLQVFARKPAPIQATGFGHATGTGMQTMDYVLADPVFIPPSVRHLFPEKIHDLPCLITMEPVSDLQPSELPMLRNGYVTFGVFNRIYKISDDAIRVWSRIMREVPGSKIVLKHGLLDDPLLRDSLIARFVAQGIAEENITCLGTTSRNDHLMAFDKIDISLDTFPQNGGISTWESLYKGVPVVAKLGIGASSRAGASIVAAVGLGDWVAEDDDGYVEIARKFASQPDYLAKLRAGLPAQIAASPAGNVEIYTRELEAGYRQFWRDYCAAASESGDAAVSGTDAPSGS, encoded by the coding sequence TTGCAGAACAGCGGCGGCGCGCGCGCATTCCAGAACGCGCGATTGCAGAAGAAGTTGATGAAGCAGGCGGATGCCATCATCTCAGCCGCGGCCGCCGCCTATGGCCAAAGCAAATTTGCCGAGACAGAGGCGCTATGCCGTGAGATCCTGAAAGCGCTTCCGGATCATGTCGACGCCTTGCACCTGCTCGGGATGTGTGCGCATGACGGCCGCCGCCTGGAGGAGGCCCGGGAGCTGCTCGAGCGCGTGATTGCGCTCGATCCGCGCCTGCATGACGCCCATAACAACCTGGCGACCGTGCACTTCGACCTCGGTAATTTCGAGGAGGCGCGGCGGTGTCAGGAGAGGGCCATCGCGCTGAAGCCGAATTTCGTGGTCGCGCTGACCAACCTCGGCAATACGCTGATGCATCTGGGGCAGTACGAACAGGCGCTCGAACTGCACGAGCGCGCAATCAAGATCAAGCCGGACTACGCCGATGCGTTCTGCAATCGCGGAATGGTCGAGATAGTGCTTGGACAGATCATGCGCGCCAAGGAAAGTTTCGATCGCGCCTTGCTGTTTCAGCCGCGTCACGCCGAGGCAATCGTCGGCAGCAGCATGGTCAGCATGGAGCTCCGGCACCACGAGGAGGCAGCAGCCAAGCTTGCCACGGCGCTCGCGATCAAGCCCGGCTCGCCGAGGATTCTGGCCCAGCGAGGGCGGCTCAGTTACGAGTTGCAGCGCCTGGAGCCGGCGCTTGCGGATTTCGAGGCCGCGCTTGCCATTTCGCCCAAGCTCGAACTGGCCCTCCGGGGCAAGGCACAGGCCTGCCTCGTGATGGGGAAGACCGCGCAGGCGATGGCGGCCGCAACGGCCTTGATCGAGCAAAATCCGCGCTCCGAGGTCGGCTTGGCGCTGATGGGATTCTCTCATTCAAATCAGGGAGAGATGGACGCCGCGATCGAATATCTCGATCGCGCGCTGGCGATCCGCCCGGACTATGGAGATGCGATCAGGGGCAAGATCTTCTTGCAGGACTACCGCGCCGAGGCCGATTTCGCGCTCCAGCAGGCGGTACGACGAGATTGGTGGGACTTGATCGGCTCCAAGCTGCCGCGGCGGACGCTGCCGAAGCGGCCGCTCGATCCGGACAAGCAGATTGTGGTCGGCTATGTCGCTGCCGAATTCCGGCAACACTCGGCGGGCCTCACCTTGCTACCGGTGCTGCGCCATCATGATCACGCCAACTTCAAAATCATCTGCTATTATTCCTGGCCGGGAGCGGACGAGTACACCGCCATGTTCAAGTCGCTGGCGGACGTCTGGGTCGACGCCTGGGACCTTTCGGACGACGAACTCGCCGATCGCATTCAGGCTGACAATGTCGACATCCTGATCGACGTTTCGGGCCATACGACCGGTAACAGGTTGCAGGTTTTCGCGCGAAAGCCTGCCCCGATCCAGGCCACTGGGTTCGGACACGCGACGGGCACGGGCATGCAGACCATGGACTATGTGCTCGCGGATCCCGTTTTCATTCCGCCGTCGGTCCGGCATCTGTTTCCCGAAAAGATCCACGATCTGCCGTGCCTGATCACGATGGAGCCCGTCTCGGATCTGCAGCCGTCCGAGTTGCCGATGCTCCGCAACGGCTACGTCACCTTCGGCGTGTTCAACCGCATCTACAAGATATCGGATGATGCGATCCGTGTGTGGTCGCGGATCATGCGCGAGGTTCCGGGATCCAAGATCGTCCTCAAGCACGGTCTGCTCGATGATCCCCTGCTGCGCGATAGCCTGATCGCGCGTTTCGTGGCGCAGGGCATTGCCGAGGAGAATATCACGTGCCTCGGCACCACCTCGCGCAACGACCACCTGATGGCCTTTGACAAGATCGATATTTCGCTCGACACGTTCCCACAGAATGGCGGCATCAGCACCTGGGAATCCCTCTACAAGGGCGTTCCCGTCGTCGCCAAGCTCGGCATTGGAGCCTCTTCGCGTGCCGGCGCCTCCATCGTGGCCGCCGTCGGTCTCGGCGACTGGGTCGCCGAGGATGACGATGGCTATGTCGAGATCGCCCGCAAGTTTGCATCGCAGCCCGATTATCTGGCGAAGTTGCGCGCGGGATTGCCGGCTCAGATCGCAGCCTCGCCCGCCGGCAATGTCGAGATCTACACGCGTGAGCTCGAAGCGGGTTACCGCCAGTTCTGGCGAGACTATTGTGCCGCCGCCTCGGAGAGCGGCGACGCTGCGGTAAGCGGGACAGACGCACCTAGCGGTTCCTGA